In Streptomyces sp. NBC_00448, the following are encoded in one genomic region:
- a CDS encoding AAA family ATPase produces MTSSTLLPAPAPAAGVPVSTVPPSVAPAGASGTDAQLAVAEDLLTLLRTTRTEPRPDEQLEALTLAVAADLPVLLWGEPGIGKTAALTQLAATLDLPLTTVIASVHEPSDFSGLPIVGEEPEVRGVPMAPPQWAVELVRAGRGLLFLDELSTATPAVQAALLRVVLERRVGALQLPPGIRIVAAANPRASAADGWELSPPLANRFVHLYWVHDREVVVRGLGGVWPRAELPRLVPERLPEAAEFARRAVCGFLQARPTLIHRLPTTETRRGGAWPSPRSWEAALTLLAFGTAAGVSREVLALLVRGAVGDGPGLELLAHLDRMELPDPEVMLADPAAAELPERGDLRQAALESVVAAVGARPERDRWEAGWAVLARALETGAPDLLVAPATALAALRRDEWEVPAGVERLTGVIGLARRADRSVRRAEAAPGARRTPGERR; encoded by the coding sequence ATGACGTCCAGCACCCTCCTGCCCGCCCCGGCTCCGGCCGCGGGCGTGCCCGTATCCACCGTCCCGCCCTCCGTCGCGCCCGCCGGGGCCTCCGGCACGGACGCCCAACTCGCCGTCGCCGAGGACCTCCTGACCCTGCTGCGGACGACCAGGACGGAGCCCCGTCCGGACGAGCAGCTCGAAGCGCTCACCCTGGCCGTCGCGGCCGACCTGCCCGTGCTGCTGTGGGGGGAGCCGGGCATCGGCAAGACCGCGGCCCTGACGCAGCTCGCCGCCACCCTCGACCTGCCGCTGACGACCGTGATCGCCAGCGTCCACGAGCCGTCCGACTTCTCCGGGCTGCCCATCGTGGGCGAGGAGCCCGAGGTGCGCGGGGTGCCGATGGCGCCGCCGCAGTGGGCCGTCGAACTCGTGCGCGCCGGGCGGGGGCTGCTCTTCCTCGACGAACTGTCCACCGCCACCCCGGCGGTCCAGGCAGCGCTCCTCCGAGTGGTCCTGGAGCGGCGGGTCGGCGCGCTCCAACTGCCCCCGGGCATCAGGATCGTGGCCGCCGCCAACCCGCGCGCGTCGGCCGCGGACGGGTGGGAGCTGAGCCCGCCGCTGGCCAACCGGTTCGTGCACCTGTACTGGGTGCACGACCGGGAGGTGGTGGTACGCGGGCTGGGCGGCGTCTGGCCCCGGGCGGAGCTGCCCCGGCTGGTGCCCGAACGGCTGCCGGAGGCGGCGGAGTTCGCCCGGCGCGCGGTCTGCGGCTTCCTCCAGGCCCGGCCTACCCTGATCCACCGGCTGCCGACCACCGAGACCCGGCGCGGCGGCGCCTGGCCGTCACCGCGGAGTTGGGAGGCCGCGCTCACGCTGCTGGCGTTCGGCACCGCGGCCGGTGTCTCCCGCGAGGTGCTGGCGCTGCTGGTGCGGGGCGCGGTCGGGGACGGACCCGGGCTCGAACTCCTCGCCCACCTGGACCGGATGGAGCTGCCGGACCCGGAGGTGATGCTGGCCGATCCGGCCGCCGCCGAGCTGCCGGAGCGGGGCGACCTGCGCCAGGCGGCCCTGGAGTCGGTGGTGGCCGCCGTCGGCGCGCGGCCGGAGCGGGACCGGTGGGAGGCGGGCTGGGCGGTACTGGCCCGGGCACTGGAGACCGGCGCGCCGGACCTGCTGGTCGCTCCGGCGACGGCGCTGGCCGCGCTGCGGCGCGACGAGTGGGAGGTGCCGGCGGGGGTGGAACGGCTGACCGGGGTGATCGGCCTCGCGCGCAGGGCGGACCGGTCGGTGCGGCGGGCCGAGGCCGCGCCCGGCGCGCGGCGGACGCCGGGGGAGCGGCGATGA
- a CDS encoding family 78 glycoside hydrolase catalytic domain yields the protein MAQSRRSGHGPFLLLAALTAWLTAVGLVLGTAMPSAAAGPAGSPGSAATRAAPHHLTVGGLTAPADVAPDATPLLGWQVGAGTQRAYQVEVATTAAALVGRPDVWNSGKVSSRANGTVAYGGPALRPAAGYVWRVRTWAPSGAASAWSAAASFGTGPGKAWPGAAPIWAGSASWSDYTFQGSFVIDAKYASVTFRESDTRDFYLWQFKGNGENTIAPQVQKDGAFSNLKAAEPLPFALVDGTAYDFRVVAAGATFTTYLKAATDTGWTLVDTTTDATFASGGIGFRTGSTEQATFDDITVTAPDGTALYANDFSDPANTDFSCGTVTGQALFVDKSKNCGTGFGGADWAFLRGDTTLAKGRHIAWAHLYATGSSTTPGRQFVYKMWVNGRFVGVGPTRPVGAETRYDGYDVTSLLRPGAANTIGALAYTTSDQRFLADLVVRYTDGSTQTFGTGPGWKAASGAKVLPSAGSIGTSYYTAPVEDFDARAYPTGFAAPGFDDASWPAPVVKSAFADLEPTPTAKVQQKLEKPASVVEYAPGDYYVDYGRSWIGGLSLDLTGSAGQQLDIRYGEVPAGTDTVRYQTSAGNTYEDTWTLKAGGQHLETWGLRVFRYVQITGAPTGLRAADLTAEAYVYPFDESAGTFDSSDSSLDQVWTLSRNTVEMSDQNLYVDSWERERGVYEADSYLQLMANLYTGGDASLGDYSLNFLLSSRTWPTEWPMYLILALHDSYQTTGDTTALAANYTALQGKLPDRWFDPASGLIHKTTGDTGAGSCNDCDIVDWPASERDGYVFSSYNTVINAISYRSYRDMADIATALGRTADATADNAKADAIKSAVNATMWDAAKGAYRDGLDDSGAPIDHYAVQASVFATAFGLADDQQAARVADYLGTRGMACSVYCAAFMIQALYDGNRPDLAHGMLTSTGTDSWLNMIKAGAGATMEAWDLSLKSNTTYSHPWAASPAFDIPQDMFGIRPTTPGYATFDVKPQPSAVRWAHVTVPTGKGRIGAAFDTAAGGRVDTGVSVPPDSSTDVYLPGGSATATTVYLDGRRVAATYGNGFLRVAGVQPGCHVLTTDPGGSAYRDTKLTGVCPDGYRAPARHGR from the coding sequence ATGGCGCAGTCCCGACGGTCCGGTCACGGGCCCTTCCTGCTGCTGGCCGCGCTGACCGCATGGTTGACCGCGGTCGGCCTCGTCCTCGGGACCGCGATGCCCAGCGCCGCCGCGGGCCCAGCAGGTTCCCCCGGTTCCGCCGCCACCCGCGCCGCTCCTCACCACCTGACCGTCGGCGGCCTGACCGCCCCCGCCGACGTCGCGCCGGACGCCACCCCGCTGCTGGGCTGGCAGGTCGGCGCGGGCACGCAGCGCGCCTACCAGGTCGAGGTCGCCACCACCGCCGCCGCCCTGGTCGGCCGGCCCGACGTGTGGAACTCCGGCAAGGTCTCCTCTCGCGCCAACGGCACCGTCGCCTACGGCGGCCCCGCGCTGCGCCCCGCCGCCGGCTACGTGTGGCGGGTGCGCACCTGGGCCCCCTCGGGCGCCGCCTCCGCCTGGTCGGCCGCGGCCTCCTTCGGCACCGGCCCCGGCAAGGCGTGGCCGGGCGCCGCGCCCATCTGGGCCGGCAGCGCCTCCTGGAGCGACTACACCTTCCAGGGCAGCTTCGTGATCGACGCGAAGTACGCCAGCGTCACCTTCCGCGAGTCCGACACCCGCGACTTCTACCTGTGGCAGTTCAAGGGCAACGGCGAGAACACCATCGCCCCGCAGGTCCAGAAGGACGGCGCCTTCTCCAACCTCAAGGCGGCCGAGCCGCTGCCCTTCGCGCTGGTCGACGGCACGGCGTACGACTTCCGCGTGGTGGCCGCCGGTGCGACCTTCACCACCTACCTCAAGGCCGCGACCGACACCGGGTGGACCCTGGTGGACACCACCACCGACGCCACCTTCGCCTCGGGCGGCATCGGCTTCCGCACCGGCAGCACCGAACAGGCCACCTTCGACGACATCACCGTCACCGCCCCCGACGGCACCGCGCTGTACGCCAACGACTTCAGCGACCCGGCGAACACCGACTTCAGCTGCGGCACCGTCACCGGCCAGGCGCTGTTCGTCGACAAGAGCAAGAACTGCGGCACCGGCTTCGGCGGCGCCGACTGGGCGTTCCTGCGCGGCGACACCACCCTGGCGAAGGGCCGGCACATCGCCTGGGCGCACCTGTACGCGACCGGCTCCTCCACCACCCCCGGCCGCCAGTTCGTCTACAAGATGTGGGTCAACGGCCGCTTCGTGGGAGTCGGTCCGACCCGGCCGGTCGGCGCGGAGACCCGCTACGACGGCTACGACGTCACCTCGCTGCTGCGGCCGGGCGCCGCCAACACCATCGGCGCGCTCGCGTACACCACCAGCGACCAGCGCTTCCTCGCCGACCTCGTGGTCCGCTACACCGACGGCAGCACCCAGACCTTCGGCACCGGGCCCGGCTGGAAGGCGGCGAGCGGCGCCAAGGTGCTGCCGAGCGCGGGCAGCATCGGCACCAGCTACTACACCGCCCCGGTCGAGGACTTCGACGCCCGCGCCTACCCGACCGGTTTCGCCGCGCCCGGCTTCGACGACGCGTCGTGGCCGGCGCCCGTGGTCAAGAGCGCCTTCGCCGACCTGGAGCCGACCCCGACCGCCAAGGTCCAGCAGAAGCTGGAGAAGCCCGCGTCGGTGGTCGAGTACGCCCCGGGCGACTACTACGTCGACTACGGCCGCAGCTGGATCGGCGGCCTCTCGCTCGACCTCACCGGCAGCGCGGGACAGCAACTGGACATCCGCTACGGCGAGGTGCCCGCCGGCACCGACACCGTCCGCTACCAGACCTCCGCGGGCAACACCTACGAGGACACGTGGACGCTGAAGGCCGGCGGCCAGCACCTGGAGACCTGGGGCCTGCGGGTCTTCCGCTACGTCCAGATCACCGGCGCCCCCACCGGCCTGCGCGCCGCGGACCTCACGGCGGAGGCGTACGTCTACCCGTTCGACGAGTCGGCCGGCACCTTCGACTCCTCGGACAGCTCGCTCGACCAGGTCTGGACGCTGTCCAGGAACACCGTGGAGATGTCCGACCAGAACCTCTACGTGGACTCCTGGGAGCGCGAGCGCGGGGTCTACGAGGCCGACTCCTACCTCCAGTTGATGGCGAACCTCTACACCGGCGGCGACGCCTCGCTCGGCGACTACTCGCTCAACTTCCTCCTGTCGAGCCGCACCTGGCCGACCGAGTGGCCGATGTACCTGATCCTCGCCCTGCACGACAGCTACCAGACGACCGGCGACACCACCGCGCTGGCCGCTAACTACACCGCTCTGCAAGGGAAGTTGCCCGACCGGTGGTTCGACCCGGCGAGCGGGCTGATCCACAAGACCACCGGCGACACCGGCGCCGGCAGCTGCAACGACTGCGACATCGTCGACTGGCCGGCCTCCGAACGCGACGGCTACGTCTTCAGCTCCTACAACACCGTGATCAACGCGATCAGTTACCGCAGCTACCGCGACATGGCCGACATCGCCACCGCGCTCGGCCGCACCGCGGACGCCACCGCCGACAACGCCAAGGCCGACGCGATCAAGTCCGCGGTGAACGCCACGATGTGGGACGCCGCCAAGGGCGCGTACCGCGACGGCCTCGACGACAGCGGCGCCCCGATCGACCACTACGCCGTGCAGGCAAGCGTGTTCGCCACCGCGTTCGGCCTCGCCGACGACCAGCAGGCCGCGCGGGTCGCCGACTACCTCGGCACGCGCGGCATGGCGTGCAGCGTCTACTGCGCCGCGTTCATGATCCAGGCGCTCTACGACGGCAACCGGCCGGACCTGGCGCACGGCATGCTCACCTCCACCGGCACCGACAGCTGGCTCAACATGATCAAGGCCGGCGCCGGGGCGACCATGGAGGCGTGGGACCTCTCCTTGAAGTCCAACACCACCTACTCCCACCCCTGGGCGGCCTCGCCCGCCTTCGACATCCCGCAGGACATGTTCGGCATCCGGCCGACCACCCCCGGCTACGCCACCTTCGACGTCAAACCCCAGCCGTCCGCGGTGCGTTGGGCCCATGTCACGGTGCCCACCGGCAAGGGGAGGATCGGCGCGGCCTTCGACACCGCGGCCGGCGGCCGGGTCGACACCGGGGTGAGCGTCCCGCCCGACTCCAGCACCGACGTCTACCTGCCGGGCGGCTCGGCCACCGCCACCACCGTCTACCTGGACGGGCGCCGGGTCGCCGCCACGTACGGCAACGGCTTCCTGCGGGTCGCCGGGGTGCAGCCCGGCTGCCACGTCCTCACCACCGACCCGGGAGGGTCCGCCTACCGGGACACCAAGCTCACCGGCGTCTGTCCCGACGGCTACCGGGCCCCGGCGCGACACGGCCGGTAG
- a CDS encoding TOPRIM nucleotidyl transferase/hydrolase domain-containing protein, with the protein MTRGAPRGAAGDTAEGPAGDIAAEWAGRAAVRPVVLVEGPSDVAAVGALAAARGRDLEGEGVCVLAMGGAMSIARFAQLLGPPGLDLRLTGLCDEAERGFYERGFARAGAARQRFFVCAADLEDELIRALGVPRVTELVCAEGDLRALRTFLQQPAQRDRPAPQQLRRFIGTKKGRKIRYGHVLVEALPPDLVPPPLDDLLNSL; encoded by the coding sequence GTGACCAGGGGTGCGCCCAGGGGTGCGGCAGGAGACACGGCAGAAGGTCCGGCCGGGGACATCGCGGCGGAGTGGGCCGGGCGGGCGGCGGTGCGGCCCGTGGTGCTCGTGGAGGGGCCGAGTGACGTCGCGGCGGTCGGTGCGCTGGCCGCGGCCCGGGGGCGGGACCTGGAGGGGGAGGGCGTCTGCGTCCTGGCGATGGGCGGCGCGATGAGCATCGCGCGCTTCGCCCAGCTGCTCGGCCCGCCCGGCCTGGACCTGCGCCTGACCGGGCTGTGCGACGAGGCGGAACGCGGCTTCTACGAGCGGGGCTTCGCGCGCGCCGGCGCCGCGCGGCAACGGTTCTTCGTCTGCGCGGCGGATCTGGAGGACGAACTCATCCGCGCGCTCGGCGTGCCCCGGGTGACGGAACTCGTGTGCGCCGAAGGCGACTTGCGCGCACTCCGCACCTTCCTGCAGCAGCCCGCGCAGCGCGACCGCCCCGCACCGCAGCAGTTGCGGCGCTTCATCGGCACGAAGAAGGGCCGCAAGATCCGCTACGGCCACGTCCTCGTGGAGGCCCTCCCCCCGGACCTGGTCCCGCCGCCGCTCGACGACCTCCTCAACAGCCTCTGA
- a CDS encoding response regulator transcription factor, with protein sequence MLRVVLAEDAVLLRAGLVELLSRVGHEVTAAVCDAAELARAVDADRPDVVITDVRMPPGFRDEGLRTALELRSRHRELPVVVLSQYVAGAYAARLFLGGPPDQGGLGYLLKDRVGEVAEFLDALDRVAGGETVIDPEVVRVLLGEQSAAKPLLRLTPREREVLALMAQGLNNQTIARRLTVTEASVVKHSGNIFMKLDLDPAEGNRRVLAVLAYLRGHLDADRTAGEPTAR encoded by the coding sequence GTGCTCCGTGTAGTGCTCGCCGAGGACGCGGTGCTGCTGCGTGCCGGACTCGTCGAACTCCTCTCCCGCGTCGGCCACGAGGTGACGGCCGCCGTCTGCGACGCCGCGGAACTGGCCCGCGCGGTGGACGCCGACCGGCCCGACGTGGTCATCACCGACGTACGGATGCCGCCGGGCTTCCGCGACGAGGGCCTGCGTACCGCCCTCGAACTACGTTCCAGGCACCGGGAGTTGCCGGTCGTGGTGCTCTCCCAGTACGTGGCGGGCGCGTATGCCGCGCGGCTGTTCCTCGGCGGGCCGCCGGACCAGGGCGGCCTGGGCTATCTCCTGAAGGACCGGGTCGGCGAGGTGGCGGAGTTCCTCGACGCCCTGGACCGGGTGGCGGGCGGCGAGACCGTCATCGACCCGGAGGTGGTGCGGGTGCTGCTGGGGGAGCAGAGCGCCGCCAAGCCGCTGCTGCGGCTGACGCCACGGGAGCGGGAGGTACTCGCCCTGATGGCTCAGGGGTTGAACAACCAGACCATCGCCCGGCGCCTCACCGTCACCGAGGCGTCGGTGGTCAAGCACTCCGGCAACATCTTCATGAAGCTGGACCTCGATCCCGCCGAGGGCAACCGGCGGGTGCTGGCCGTCCTCGCCTATCTGCGCGGCCACCTCGACGCCGACCGGACGGCCGGAGAGCCGACCGCACGGTGA
- a CDS encoding glycosyltransferase 87 family protein has product MLSGRAQSEVGVIERSGHLLLHGHSPYVAHPRTVLDYDPYLPGMAVFGLPRALFGDGGPLLRLLGDARVWCALVLLGCLGQGRRILRTPVAGESAWAEGQLGYGTALAALVASPVVALPLCVSGVDLPLTGLLCLALASAARGRSVAAGLAVAAACALKWTAWPALAVAASLLAHTAGRRAALRFAGVSVAGTLALVLPGVLCSPGAVAEQVVAFPTGRGRLATPARSLLPGRLLAESGPAGWYVAVALLSAGALAVGASLVVRPPSDAVAAADRLALGLCAGFLLAPAGRFGYLALPVTLVVWTRLAGTGSRAGRAAERRAPERGAGREAECRSEREAEDPDAAVRPGRAVAVGPGRAVRARRGVRGRWAVGGHRAVGSPAVRSASRWPRR; this is encoded by the coding sequence GTGTTGAGTGGCCGCGCGCAGAGCGAGGTCGGCGTCATCGAGCGCTCCGGACACCTCCTGCTGCACGGCCACAGCCCCTACGTCGCCCACCCCCGGACGGTCCTGGACTACGACCCCTACCTGCCCGGGATGGCCGTGTTCGGGCTGCCGCGGGCCCTGTTCGGCGACGGGGGCCCGCTGCTTCGGCTGCTCGGCGACGCCCGCGTGTGGTGCGCGCTCGTCCTCCTCGGCTGCCTGGGGCAGGGGCGCCGCATCCTGCGTACGCCGGTCGCCGGCGAATCAGCTTGGGCAGAGGGGCAGTTGGGGTACGGCACCGCCCTCGCCGCCCTGGTCGCCTCGCCGGTGGTGGCACTCCCGCTGTGCGTGAGCGGAGTGGACCTTCCGTTGACCGGTCTGCTCTGCCTGGCGCTCGCGTCGGCCGCCCGCGGGCGATCGGTCGCGGCGGGGCTCGCAGTCGCGGCGGCCTGCGCCCTCAAGTGGACGGCGTGGCCCGCCCTCGCGGTGGCGGCGTCCTTGCTGGCGCACACCGCGGGCCGCCGAGCCGCCCTGCGCTTCGCGGGCGTCTCGGTGGCGGGCACCCTCGCGCTGGTCCTGCCCGGAGTGCTGTGCTCGCCCGGGGCGGTGGCCGAGCAGGTGGTCGCCTTCCCCACGGGACGCGGCCGGTTGGCGACCCCGGCCAGGAGCCTGCTGCCCGGCCGGCTGCTCGCGGAGTCGGGCCCCGCGGGCTGGTACGTGGCCGTCGCGCTCCTGTCGGCGGGCGCGCTGGCGGTGGGCGCGTCGCTGGTCGTACGGCCGCCGTCCGATGCCGTGGCGGCCGCCGACCGGCTCGCGCTGGGCCTGTGCGCGGGATTCCTCCTCGCCCCGGCCGGGCGGTTCGGCTATCTCGCGCTGCCGGTCACGCTGGTGGTGTGGACGCGGCTGGCCGGCACGGGCAGCCGGGCGGGACGGGCGGCGGAGCGGCGGGCGCCGGAACGGGGCGCCGGACGGGAAGCGGAATGCCGTTCGGAGCGGGAAGCGGAGGACCCGGACGCGGCGGTGCGGCCGGGGCGGGCGGTCGCGGTCGGGCCCGGCCGGGCGGTCCGTGCTCGGCGGGGGGTCCGCGGTCGGTGGGCGGTCGGCGGTCACCGTGCGGTCGGCTCTCCGGCCGTCCGGTCGGCGTCGAGGTGGCCGCGCAGATAG
- a CDS encoding epoxide hydrolase family protein: MPDVAALPQPFTPSTDPAALADLRARLRATRWPDAPADAGWSLGTDLDYLRELVAYWADGFDWPAQEAALAALPHFRVRLGGLGIHFVHARAAAAPAGTALPLALSHGWPDSFWRYAKVIPLLTDPGAHGADPADAFDVVVPDMPGYGYSDRPTGPPLNSIAVAGLWAELMDVLGYQRFGAAGGDIGSHVSRYLGLDHPERVVAVHRTDAGVPVFGGDPAELAPEERAWFDSVAAWGGAEGAYAAMHRTKPQTAAFGLTDSPAGLAAWIVEKLRSWSDCGGDIERSYTKDEILTNVTLYWLTGTIGSSMRMYGANGAIPPAQLARRVEVPSGFSLFPGDIARPPRAWLDRTANVAYVNELPRGGHFAAFEEPELYAEELRTFFRPFRRAL, translated from the coding sequence ATGCCGGATGTCGCCGCCCTGCCCCAGCCGTTCACCCCGTCGACCGACCCCGCGGCGCTGGCGGACCTGCGCGCGCGGCTGCGCGCGACCCGCTGGCCGGACGCGCCGGCCGACGCCGGCTGGTCGCTCGGCACCGACCTGGACTACCTCCGCGAGCTGGTCGCGTACTGGGCCGACGGCTTCGACTGGCCGGCGCAGGAGGCGGCGCTCGCCGCGCTCCCGCACTTCCGCGTCCGGCTCGGCGGCCTGGGCATCCACTTCGTCCACGCGCGGGCCGCGGCCGCCCCGGCCGGCACCGCCCTGCCGCTGGCGCTCAGCCACGGCTGGCCGGACTCGTTCTGGCGCTACGCGAAGGTCATCCCGCTGCTCACCGACCCCGGTGCGCACGGCGCCGACCCGGCTGACGCGTTCGACGTGGTCGTGCCCGACATGCCCGGCTACGGCTACTCCGACCGCCCGACCGGCCCGCCGCTGAACTCCATCGCCGTCGCCGGCCTGTGGGCCGAGCTGATGGACGTCCTCGGCTACCAGCGGTTCGGCGCCGCGGGCGGGGACATCGGCAGCCATGTGAGCCGCTACCTCGGACTCGACCACCCCGAGCGGGTCGTCGCCGTGCACCGTACCGACGCGGGCGTGCCGGTCTTCGGCGGCGACCCGGCGGAGCTGGCACCCGAGGAGCGCGCCTGGTTCGACAGCGTCGCCGCGTGGGGCGGGGCCGAGGGCGCCTACGCCGCCATGCACCGTACGAAGCCCCAGACCGCGGCCTTCGGCCTCACCGACTCGCCGGCCGGGCTCGCCGCGTGGATCGTCGAGAAGCTCCGGTCGTGGAGCGACTGCGGCGGCGACATCGAGCGCAGCTACACCAAGGACGAGATCCTCACCAACGTCACGCTGTACTGGCTCACCGGGACCATCGGGTCCTCGATGCGGATGTACGGCGCCAACGGCGCGATCCCGCCCGCCCAGCTCGCCCGCCGGGTCGAGGTCCCCTCCGGCTTCTCCCTCTTCCCCGGTGACATCGCCCGCCCCCCGCGCGCCTGGCTCGACCGCACCGCGAACGTCGCCTACGTCAACGAGCTCCCGCGCGGCGGCCACTTCGCGGCGTTCGAGGAGCCCGAGCTCTACGCCGAGGAACTGCGCACCTTCTTCCGCCCCTTCCGGCGCGCGCTCTAG
- a CDS encoding vWA domain-containing protein, whose product MEKLLAARLHAVKVRPYLADALFALHVVEDRSVPTMAVDAHWRCYVSPGFVARMPVEELAGVWVHEVSHLLRDHHGRGERYAREQEEREGRGRGARSEQEVRQAERWERLRRNIAADFEINDDIYDDLHGKGLPRPTGAVLPSLLRLPEGLLMEEYLRTSSLSGAATDLAWLDCGSGADGQARPWESGPGGAHGLSRQQRDAVRFRVAEAIKGRPGSAPQGWRRWADEAFHPPQPWRQLLGAAVRSAVSAPGAGGDYSYRRPSRRSAGVPGVLMPSLRRTPPRVCVVIDTSGSVSDAELGSALLEVAAITRAVGGRRDLVTVISCDAAAGIAVPICRAENIELVGGGGTDLRSGFAQALRSRVRPDAIVALTDGQTPWPSAPPPCRTVVGLFPRPADSVDEEDPDYVPLEPPTWARVVTIG is encoded by the coding sequence ATGGAGAAGTTGCTGGCCGCCCGGCTGCACGCGGTGAAGGTCCGCCCGTACCTCGCCGACGCGCTCTTCGCGCTGCACGTGGTCGAGGACCGGTCGGTGCCCACGATGGCGGTGGACGCGCACTGGCGCTGCTACGTCTCGCCCGGCTTCGTGGCGCGGATGCCGGTGGAGGAACTGGCGGGCGTATGGGTGCACGAGGTCTCCCACCTGCTGCGGGACCACCACGGGCGGGGCGAGCGCTATGCGCGCGAGCAGGAGGAGCGGGAGGGGCGCGGCCGGGGCGCGCGGAGCGAGCAGGAGGTCCGGCAGGCCGAGCGCTGGGAGAGGCTGCGGCGGAACATCGCCGCCGACTTCGAGATCAACGACGACATCTACGACGACCTCCACGGCAAGGGCCTGCCCCGCCCCACCGGCGCGGTGCTGCCCAGCCTGCTCCGGCTGCCCGAGGGCCTGCTCATGGAGGAGTACCTGCGGACCTCGTCGCTGTCCGGGGCCGCCACGGACCTCGCCTGGCTGGACTGCGGCAGCGGTGCCGACGGGCAGGCCCGGCCATGGGAATCGGGACCCGGCGGCGCGCACGGGCTCAGCAGGCAGCAGCGGGACGCGGTCCGCTTCCGGGTCGCCGAGGCGATCAAGGGCCGCCCGGGCAGTGCTCCGCAGGGATGGCGCCGATGGGCGGATGAGGCGTTCCATCCGCCGCAGCCCTGGCGGCAGTTGCTGGGGGCGGCGGTCCGCTCGGCGGTGAGCGCGCCGGGGGCGGGCGGCGACTACAGCTACCGCCGCCCGTCGCGGCGCTCCGCCGGTGTGCCCGGGGTGCTGATGCCGAGCCTGCGCCGTACACCGCCCCGGGTCTGCGTCGTGATCGACACCTCCGGGTCGGTGAGCGACGCCGAACTGGGCAGCGCTCTGCTGGAGGTGGCGGCGATCACGCGCGCGGTGGGCGGACGGCGCGACCTGGTGACGGTGATCTCCTGCGACGCGGCCGCCGGGATCGCCGTCCCCATCTGCCGGGCCGAGAACATCGAACTGGTAGGCGGCGGCGGAACCGACCTGCGCTCCGGCTTCGCCCAGGCGCTGCGGTCCCGGGTCCGGCCGGACGCGATCGTCGCGCTGACCGACGGCCAGACCCCCTGGCCCTCCGCGCCGCCGCCCTGCCGCACCGTCGTCGGCCTCTTCCCCCGCCCCGCCGACTCCGTGGACGAGGAGGACCCCGACTACGTCCCCCTGGAACCGCCCACCTGGGCCCGCGTCGTCACCATCGGCTGA
- a CDS encoding sensor histidine kinase, whose protein sequence is MTVAVWDALRRRPVRFLFSRWPLRCAAYLCTGAVVGCAVLVALTALLVVGLGLSVVGVGVLVLMAAAACGVPVAAVERRRLRLVEPEPLPDPHGSLPGVGALPWLRARLKERATWRELGYALVLGVVFTAAGLGFTALLGFSALLVSTPVFAWLIAPDTLMLIPGRSISGPVAALPATAAGLAGLTVCAYAGGVLAAAQVRVALALLPAVEADLGTKVVELTRSRVRLVDAFEAERRRIERDLHDGAQQQLVALTMTLGLAEWELRSQDAAGTPAAELVTRARAEARAALDQLRGLVRGIHPQVLTDHGLAAATSEVALRHPVPVTVDVDLPHRLPGPVETVAYFTVTEALTNAAKHSGAAAVTVAARLTGDLLTVTVTDDGRGGADPSAGAGLQGLADRVAVLHGRLKVTSPVGGPTRLTLEVPCSV, encoded by the coding sequence ATGACCGTTGCCGTGTGGGACGCGCTGCGCCGGCGACCGGTGCGGTTCCTCTTCTCCCGGTGGCCGCTGCGCTGCGCCGCCTACCTGTGCACGGGCGCGGTCGTGGGGTGCGCGGTCCTGGTCGCGCTGACCGCGCTGCTCGTCGTCGGGCTCGGGCTCTCGGTGGTCGGCGTCGGCGTGCTGGTGCTGATGGCCGCGGCGGCCTGCGGGGTGCCCGTCGCGGCGGTGGAGCGGCGCAGGTTGCGCCTGGTCGAGCCGGAGCCGCTGCCGGACCCGCACGGTTCGCTGCCGGGCGTCGGGGCGCTGCCCTGGCTGCGCGCCCGGCTCAAGGAGCGCGCCACCTGGCGCGAACTCGGGTACGCGCTGGTGCTCGGCGTGGTGTTCACCGCCGCCGGTCTCGGCTTCACGGCGCTGCTGGGCTTCTCCGCGCTGCTGGTGTCCACGCCCGTCTTCGCGTGGCTGATCGCCCCGGACACCCTGATGCTCATCCCCGGCAGGTCGATCAGCGGTCCGGTCGCCGCCCTGCCCGCCACGGCCGCGGGTCTGGCCGGGCTGACGGTGTGCGCCTACGCGGGCGGGGTGCTGGCCGCCGCCCAAGTGCGCGTCGCCCTGGCGCTGTTGCCGGCCGTCGAGGCTGACCTCGGGACCAAAGTGGTGGAACTCACCCGGTCCCGGGTCCGGTTGGTCGACGCGTTCGAGGCCGAGCGGCGCCGGATCGAGCGCGACCTGCACGACGGCGCCCAGCAGCAACTGGTCGCGCTCACCATGACCTTGGGGCTCGCCGAGTGGGAGCTGCGGAGCCAGGACGCGGCCGGCACGCCCGCCGCGGAGCTGGTCACCCGGGCCCGCGCGGAGGCCCGGGCGGCCCTGGACCAGTTGCGCGGGCTGGTCCGCGGCATCCATCCCCAGGTCCTCACCGACCACGGACTCGCGGCCGCCACCAGCGAGGTCGCGCTGCGCCACCCCGTCCCGGTGACCGTCGACGTCGACCTCCCGCATCGGCTGCCCGGCCCCGTCGAGACCGTGGCCTACTTCACCGTGACCGAGGCGCTCACCAACGCGGCGAAGCACAGCGGCGCCGCGGCGGTCACCGTCGCGGCCCGGCTGACGGGCGACCTGCTGACCGTGACCGTCACCGACGACGGACGCGGCGGCGCGGACCCCTCGGCCGGCGCCGGACTGCAGGGACTCGCGGACCGCGTGGCCGTGCTGCACGGCAGGCTCAAGGTGACCAGCCCCGTCGGCGGCCCGACCCGTCTCACCCTGGAGGTCCCGTGCTCCGTGTAG